The genome window GAAAAAAACGCGAGCCGCCTCCGCATCGCCCTGAAATCGGCCCCGGAAACGGGATACGCCATCAAGGGGATTCGCCGGATGAGCCGGCCGGGACGGCGCCTCTATGTCGGGAAGGACGGAATCCCGACGGTGAAGAACGGGTTCGGCATCGCCATCGTCTCCACGTCGCGCGGCGTAATGACGGGGGAGAAGGCGAAGAAGCTTTCGATCGGCGGCGAGCTGCTCTGCGAGATCTGGTAGGCGGCTTCCGGGTTCTTTCCAACGAGGAGCGAAACGATGTCGAGAATCGGTAAAAAGCCTGTGGTCCTTCCCGCCGGAGTCAAGGTGGAAACGACGAACGGAGTGCTGACCGTCACCGGGAAGAAAGGGCAGCTTGCCCGACCGATCCCGGGGAAGCTGTCGGTGGAAGTGAAGG of Deltaproteobacteria bacterium contains these proteins:
- a CDS encoding 30S ribosomal protein S8; its protein translation is EKNASRLRIALKSAPETGYAIKGIRRMSRPGRRLYVGKDGIPTVKNGFGIAIVSTSRGVMTGEKAKKLSIGGELLCEIW